A region of the Stegostoma tigrinum isolate sSteTig4 chromosome 5, sSteTig4.hap1, whole genome shotgun sequence genome:
cacctatcttctcctctatccatcttctattcatctccccctctcttgctatttatttcagaaccctctccccttccacatttctgaagaagggtctaggcctgaaacgccaccTTTCCTGCTgacatgatgctgcttggcctgctgtgttcatccaactctacaccttgttacctcttatgctagagaaactcagcaggtctggcagcatctgtgaagagagaaacagagttaaagttttgagtccagcgaccctttttcagaactgtttTTGTGTCAAAACTGTAGGTGTGATGGGTTACCAAAATTCTTCATGGCTCTTAACGTAAAATCTAGCTGTATTTTGATTTAACAAGTACTATAGAGTCAGTAGTACTTTACAGTCATACAACTTTCACATCTTAAATGAAAATAGAGTTTATAGTCTTGTTGCACAATATTAATTCTGCTACAGGAATGTTTTCATCATTTATTTCCATCATTCTAATTATAATTCTAACGTGATAAATTTTAGAATTTTACAAACAACAAAAAATTGAATAACTTCTACAAAATCCTGACTACTAATATGGATAATCAGAGCGTGGAATTTGTTTCCACTTTGGAAGGTAAATAAAATTAACTACTGCTGAACTGAAATAGCTATCAATAAACTATTTTAATGAAATGTAAGTATATCTATTTCATATGTAATTTCAGTCTGTTGCATGTAGGGTCGGAATTTTTATGCAGGGTACTCGTGAAATGatgtggaatactgtgaacattattggtcttatttaaggaaggatgaaaAACTGTTGGAATCAGTTCatcagaatattacctggggcGAGTGGGTTGTCTTGGGATGGAATATTAGACAGGGAAGACTTGTAattgctagagtttagaagaataagaaatgacttgattgaaacacagAGAGGTCTTAACTAGGTAGATATGGAGAGggtgtttcctcttatgggacaGTCTAGAACTAAGAGTTGCTATTAAAAACTCaggggtcactcatttaaaacaaatgagatTAACTTAAGACTGTTAAAACAGATGCAAATCATGAGTCAGTAAACATGCAGCATgtcagatagcatcagaggagcaggaaagtcaatgtttcgaaCCAAAACCCTTCAGGACTGAGGCGTGggaggagcccagaaataaataaagggaggggttggggctggggctggggctggggagtgGTTGGTTACCCTGTCAAGCAGCGTATTTCCTCTAAAACACCTGCTCCTCACTTCAAATGTATGTTGCATGGTCTTAAACATGTCTGCCGTAGGGAAAAATTACTCGTGATCCGCTCTGTCCatccctttcataattttgtatacctcaatcagattcccccttcAGCTCCTCTGCTAGAGAGtgcggttgaggccaaaatatttaGTGTTTTCAGGAATGAAATAGATATAGTTATTAGGGCTAAAGGATCCTAGAGTGTATGGAATAAGTGGGAACAGGAgtgggatgatcagccatgatcataaagactggtggagaaggctcaaagggctgaatggcctactcctgctcctgttttctatatATCTATGTTTAGTCAAAACTATCAGCAGTGGTCACTGGATGGCAAAAGTCAGGATCCTGATTGTTATACTGGCTGAGACCAGTAACTAAACAAAGACCATGAACAAAACAATGCACACCTCAGTTATTTgctgaaaaacatctgaacaTTAAGAGGAGACCTGATGTTATTTCTTTTACATGATAGCCCTCTGGAACCTACATGGCAAAACAGATGTTGAAGAGTAGAAAGCATGATGAAATGAACAAGGAATGAAACTTTCTAAACAACTTGCCGATAATGAAATAACTGTTTTATAGATAGTACTCCATCTGTAAATGTTATCTTTTGCTATCTTTTAGAGTGAGAACCAAAGAGTGGGAATTAATGggcccttttcaaattggcaggcagtaacttgtgtggtaccacagggatcggtgctgggaccccagctattcactatatatattaatgatttggatgagggaacaaaatgtaagatgtccaagtttgcagatgataccaatttgggtgggatggtgaactgtgacgaggatgcagggATCCCTCAgtatgatctggacaggttgagtgagtgagcaaatcaatggcgatgcagtataatttggataaatgtgaggttattcactttggaagcaaaaataagaaggcagattactacctgaatggctgtaaattgggagaggcagagtgtgcggtgggatctgggtgtccttgtgcatcagttGCTGAAGATAAGcattcaggtgcagcaggcgTAAAGAAGGCAGATGGTATGTTGGACTGATGTTTCCAgttcaagagcagggatgtgttgtttcagttatacagggctttagtgaagccacacctagaatattatgtgcagttttggtctccttttctgaggaagggtgcttTAGCTCTTgtgggagtgcagcgaaggtttaccagactgattcggGTTTGGAGGGTCTGACGTATGTGGAGAGACTGACTATGTTAGGATTGTTTACACTGGAGTTCAGATGTATGATGGGGCATCTCataaagacttataaaattctaacaggactagaactagacagggtagatgcagggaggatgtccctgaaggtgggtgtgtccagaagtAGGAGTTACtttctgaggattcagggtagaccatttaggacggagatgaggagacattttttcacccaaagagtggtgaacctgtggaatttattaccacaggaagtagttgatgccaaaacattgaatatattcaagaagcaTGTAGATATAGCATtcggggtgaatgggatcaaaggttatggggagaaagcaggattaggctattcagtTGGACAGCAGCCATGaccatgaagaatggtggagcaggcttgaagggctgaatggcctcctacttctcctatcttctgtgtttctatgagaAAGGGATTATTTATTTTTGCATGTCATTTGTATGTTGGGTGTGAGGCAATGCAGTGTGGAAGGATTAATAAGGAAAAGGAGTACACAGTGAATGGTAGGACTTaaaaacagagggatcttgctgtgcatgacCAATAATCCTTGAAGGCAACAAGATGGCAGGATAAGTTctttaagaaggcatttgagatatttgcctttattgagAAATGGGATACAAGAGGAGGGAGCTTATGATGCAATTGTATAAGGCATTAATTAGGGcacatctggaatactatgtgcaattctggtaaTCCCCCTATAGGAAAGGTcgagatgcagaggagattcgctACGATGTTGCCTGGATGGAAGTAATTCAGCTTTGAAGATATATTGAATGGTCTGGGTTTGGTTTTCTTGCGCAGAGAAGGTGAACGATGTTACCTGAATGAAGtgcacaaaattatgaaggacatAGGCACAATGCAAGTTTTCCCCTTGGTAAAAAAATTCAGTAATGAGGGACATTTAGATGGAATTTCACTCAGCGAGGGATGGGTATCTATAACTCTCTGCCTGAAAGGTTGGTAGAGGCTGTAGCAATCATtcccatttaagaaatatttagatgatcATTTGAAATGCCACTGAATACAGAGTGCTGGAAAATGTGCCTGGAatagataggtgcttgatgatGTGCGTCATTCTATTCTATTAAACTCTATGACTCGATGTCGTGTGTGCTTGGACCATCAAAAACTCATCATCTACTCCATATATTTCGTGCTGCTCCGAAATTAATTGGACCAATACATCTGATCCATTTCAATCACAATGAAAAGTTAATCTAAAATGGGACAATGCTCTGCAGTCagtatagtgtggagctggatgaacacagcaggtcaggcagcatcagcggagcaggaaagtcaacgttttgggtcgggacccttcatcaggaaagatCGACTTTCTTACTCCGCtgatcctgcctgacctgctgtgttcctccagctccactttgtATTGGCTCTGaattcagcatctgcaattcttactatctcccatGCTCTGCAGTGACTGTACATTTTTATAATTATGAACTTTGGCTTCTCTGAAAGATTTTTATGTATTTTTGCTGTTGTATTTCGGTCTGTTGTCAAGTTAAAGTTTGTAATGTTTTTACCTTGGATATTTTCAACATTAGCCCCTTGTAGTGTGCAGACTGTAATTGTAATTTGATAGCTGAAGTGTTAGCGTTGGTATTCCTGGTTGATCTGATTATTTGTTATTTGAATACAGCTATTAAATACCCCATTTATGCAGTTCAGTGGCACCCTGAGAGAAGCCCTTATGAGTGGAATACAACCTCGAATATCCCACATTTCTCTGAAGCTGTTAAAGTCGCCTGGTATTTAGCTGATTTTTTTGTTAATGAAGGTATGATAGACAGCAGAAATAATTTGTAGCTTTTAGGGTTTATTTTCTGTGCATATCCTTGTGTTCCAACTGATAATGTTTGCTGTCTTTAAGTGTAAAAATTGTTAACAAGATAGTTTTGTCACTGAGAActgtttgtattttgtttttcagCACGGAGGAACTTCAATCATTTCTCCAATACAACAGAAGAGGAGAAGGCATTGATTTATAACTATCCACCTGTGTACACTGGAAACATTTCCAAATTTGAGCAGATTTATGTAATTGATTAGAATTATTTCAACTGGACTTGTCTCAGTCAATCAATTAAATCTGATATACCCACTTTGTTGCAGACCATCCAGTCTTTGTGTTCTCTTAATACAAACTGATTATTtggtgcaaaaacagaaatttatagTGAAACTCAACAGCACTGATGAgatgaaagcagagtcaacattgagataacacagtgtgaagctggatgaacacagtaggccaaccagcatcagaggagcaggaaagcttgtcattttgggtcgggacccttcttcagaaatgggggaggggaaggggattctgaaataaatagggagatgggggaggcggacagaagatggataaaggagacaatatggtgagaggagacagacagggcaaagaggTGGGGTAAGagccaatgaaggtgaatgtaggtggggagtcaaggaggggataggtcagtccagggaggacggacaggtcaaggggatgggatgatattagtgggtaggaaatagcggtggggtttgaggtgggaggaatggttatggAGGCGGAGAttagctgggcaggttttggcatgtggtcggtggaggggagattttgaagtatgtgaagtctacattgatacccttgggctgcagggttcccaagcgaaatatgagatgctgttcctgcatcttttgggtggcgtcattgtggcaatgcaggaggcccaggatggacatgtcatccgaggagttgggCGGCTGGTGGTGGTAGGAGAGTTGAAATGGATCGCAATTGgggtgtgtagttgtttgttgcaaactgagcttgtgttctgcaaagcagtccccaagcctccgtttggtttcctcaatgtagagaaggccacaacaggaacagcggatacagtatatctcattaacagatgtgcaggtggaacatctgtttgatgtgtaaagtcttcttagggcctgggatggggtgaggggggaggtatggggcaggtgtagcacttgctttggttgcagggaaaagtgccagggttggtggggctgtaggggtgtgtggagcagacaagggagtcacggagagagtgatccctctggaaagcacgtaaggatggggagggaaaaatgtccttggtagtaggatcagattgcagatggcggaaatgtcgggggatgatgcattggatttggaggttggtggggtggtgcgtgaggatgagggggattctgttttggttattgttgcaaatagggggtgtgagggatgagttgtgggaaatgcgggagacacggcgagggcattttcgatcactgtggaggggaagttgcagtttttgaaaaaagaggacatctgggatgttcgggagtggaatgcctcatctcgggagcagaagcggcggaggcgaaggaattgggaataggggatgggaataggaaggtgagtgagaggaggaatattctagtagttgtgggagtcggtaggtttaaaatggatattggtttccaggtggagtcaacattgagtccagtggCACAGTCACAGATGCCACCAgccaccagacttgctgagtttcataTCATTGGCTtccttccacactttagggattcaaTCAGCCcatactaaccctctgaagaacatcccaccagacCTAGCCACAGCCCcctatttaccatggctaatatACCTACCCTGCACATGTGTGGgaactgtgggtaatttagcatggcctaaccCACTTAGCCAGCACATGTTTTGACATTGGGAAGGAGCCAAAGCACTAGAATGAAACCGacacagacatggagaggatatgcaagctccacacagttgGATGTGTCATCGAAGCAGGTGCCTGGCTCTGTAGGGCAGCTGTGCTAACCCCATGGTTACTGTGCCACcctttagatcatagaatccctacagtatggaaacaggcccttcagcccaacatgtccacaccgaaccatggagcaccccacccagacccatcctcctacaacccgtctaatctacacatccctgaacactatgggcaatttagcatggccaatccacctaccccccacatctttggactgtgggaggaaaccagagcaccaggaggaaacgcatgcaaacagtgggagaatgtgcagactcgaCACAGGccatcacccgaggctggaatcgaacccgggtccctggcgctgtgaggcaacagtgctagccactgagacacCGGTCTTTAGGGATTTCTATTTTAGTTTCTGATCCAACTCTAACTGTAAGCTATTCTTTGTTTAGtttctaattatttgctgtatgtTTATGAATGTATGGGGGAAATTAGTAACATTAATTTTTATcaaattgtttaaaattaatgCTGTGAAATTTTCCAAATGGAATTCAAACTTTGTAAGTTTCTGTACTATTTTATTTTGTGTCACCTTTGATTGGCAGAGATAAGGCACTCAgattttcattttcacatctctGTTCCATTACCCCCTGCTATAATACACACCCAGGCACATTGTATATCTCTTTCTGTACTTGCTGCAGCCTTTTCTGGATAGGccatcaaatgcattgccctctcTTTCAGAATGCAGCAATAATCGCTAATCTCTAACAAATATGGGAATTCCCAGCATCTCCATCGCTCATCAAACCACACTGTTTTGTGACTAAATGCTACCTGAAAAATTAAGTTTCAGGGTCACGAGAATTTTGGGTGTTCACTTTTGTGAACAGTTAAAGCTGCAGTGAGTCTTTGTTAGAAGATCTCCAGGACATTTCAGGAGTTCCTGAGGGCAGTGCACaagtcccaaccatcttcagctgcttcatccatgatcttccctccatgataaggtcaaaagtggggatgtccgccgatgattgcacaatgttcaggaccattcgtgattcctcagacactgaagcagtccctgttcAACTCAAACAAGATTTgcacagt
Encoded here:
- the LOC125451558 gene encoding gamma-glutamyl hydrolase-like; protein product: MVRTAHAPVPGPGVGGACFHGDCQAVKMAVARLLQLPVMLLCVSVFWLHGVSVPLNQRPIIAGLHSRMFKNFPKNLLQALQIQPLTGHYHNWSISVKNFTNNKKLNNFYKILTTNMDNQSVEFVSTLEAIKYPIYAVQWHPERSPYEWNTTSNIPHFSEAVKVAWYLADFFVNEARRNFNHFSNTTEEEKALIYNYPPVYTGNISKFEQIYVID